DNA sequence from the Cohnella herbarum genome:
GCGCGGAAGCAATCGGCAAGGAAGTCAAAGCGAAAATCGGCGAGAACGCGACTGTATCTGTTTTCGAAACGGATGCTAAAACTTTCTACGTGTTCGGCAACAACTGGGCGCGCGGCACGGAAATTCTGTACCAAGCGATGGGCTTGAGCATGCCGGAAAAAGTCAAAAAGGATGCGCAGGGACCAGGCTATTACACGTTGTCTCAAGAGGTTCTTCCTGAGTATGCGGGAGATTATATCGTGTTGAGCAAGAGCTCGAAAAACGATAACTCATTCATGAAAACCGAAACTTGGAACAACATTCCGGCCGTTAAGAACAAGCAAGTTATTGAGATCGATACCGAATCTTCCACTTATAGCGATCCAACGACGCTTGAATATTTGTTGAATATTTACAAGCAAGGATTTCTTGGTAACGATTAGAATAGAAAACAAGTAGATCCGGTTTCTCAGGTCTACTTGTTCTCGTTTTATTGCATATGAAAAGCGATAAGGAGAAACGCAGACGAGGCAACGCATGCCAATGTCCGAATATGGTTCCAAATCATCCACTTAGCAACGAAACTTCCCCATTTTTGCGCGCCATCGTTGGCGGCAGGATTAACGACGGCCAGCTTGTTATTAAGAGGGACGTTAAATGCGCCGGTAATGAAGAGAGCGATAAGGTACGAAGCGCTCCCTGCGAGCAGATAAATCGCATCGGGGTCGTTCCATCGGTTGAAGGAGGTTATCAGAATAAATAGGGTGATCAATCCCGTCCCGAAGAACAGAACGGAACATAGAGGATTAAGCACTGTAATGTTAATAGACTGCATGGCAGCAATGCTTTGTTCGGCCGAGAGGCGATTAAGAGCTTTCATCACGAAGGCGGAGAAAGCGAATAATACTCCCGCTACCATTCCGGAACCGATGGCCGCGATGATAATGAAATAATAGACGATCTCATCCATTCGGTTCGCCCCGATCCCAAATACCGGTTGCGGCGGTATCCCGCGCAAAATCCCTGAAATCCCTAGGCTCGCGCCCAAGGGCGCGTTTTACTCCGTCATTTAAGTGGGAATTGCGTCCGTCCAGTACTTTGGTGAATAACTCGAGGAGCAGATTCGTAAACTCCGCAGACAAGTTCTCTTGCTCTAACCCGGATCTGAATTGCTCAACGGAAATGGGTACATAATGGATTTCCCTACCGCTTGCTTGGGCGATCTCTTCAGTCGCTTCGGCAAAGGTGAGCGCGCGAGGACCGGTAAGCTCATAAAGTTGGCCGATATGCCCGTTCTCGGTTAGCGCGGCTACCGCGACGTCCGCAATATCGTCCGCATCGATGAAAGGTTCCCTAGCATCCTCTACCGGGAGGGCAATCGTTCCGCCGAGTACCGAATCGAGCAAGAAACTTTCGCTGAAATTTTGATTAAACCAGCTAGCCCTTAGAATCGTCCAGTCTGCGCCCGAGTTCCGCAAGGCTTGCTCGCTAACGAGAGCCCCTTCTTCACCGCGGCCGGACAATAGAACCAACCGTCGAACGTCATGTTGCAACGCTAACTCGGCGAATGACGCAATATCGTCGGCGGCACCCGGCATCGCTAAGTCGGGATGGTACGTCAGATATACCGCTTCCGCGTTCTCCAAGACTGCCGACCAAGTGGACTTGATTTGCCAGTCGAAGGGCGGTTCCCCGGCGCGAGACCCGATCCGCGTAGGAATGCCAAGAGCAGCGAGGCGTTCCGCTACCCGTCGACCCGTCTTGCCTGTACCGCCGATAATCAGGATCGGCTTTCTCGAGAGTTGATGTTCGTTCATTTGAATCCTCCTCATTTTACCTTCATAATATTGTTTGAGCAAACAACTATTGAACTAAAAAATGTACCACCTCCTTTCAAATGATTGTATGCAGCGTAATTGCATTTTATTTGTTTGCACAAGCAAATATTTTTATAAAAATTAATCAATTGCTATTCTCTATTTGGTCGCTCACTTTATATAAATGCAACGTAAGTTCATCGCTTTCTTTCTCGCCCAATATCTCATTTATACGTATACGAAGATTATCCCAGCATTCATGGATGATGGCTTCCAAGGCTTTACCCTTATCCGTGGCGTATATGAGGGACATCCGGCCTTCGACGCGGTTATAGATTAGCCCTTTAGCGGTTAGTTTCTCGATCAGACGTGTCACAGTCGAGGGTTGATGGTGGAGAACCTCGCCTAATTTTTTCTGGGAAATGCCTTCTTCTTCAATAACGGCCAGCATCAAGAAAGCGCCCGTAGGGGATAGGCCGCATTTGAAAAACTCGTCTTCCACGATTTTGGTGACCACTCGACTGAGTCGGGTTGCCGTAAAATACAAGCATTCTTTCAGGTAGGTGTCGAGCACGATCGTTACCTCTTTCTTGTTTGAACATAGATGTATTTGTTTGTACAGACAACTGTAGAGGATATTCCATAAAAAGTCAATCCCAATATTGAGTAGTGAGTTTAGACTGCAAAGATGGAGGACTCTAAACCCCGGAAGAGAATATATAAAGTGAAATCCGAATTTTATTG
Encoded proteins:
- a CDS encoding NAD(P)H-binding protein, coding for MNEHQLSRKPILIIGGTGKTGRRVAERLAALGIPTRIGSRAGEPPFDWQIKSTWSAVLENAEAVYLTYHPDLAMPGAADDIASFAELALQHDVRRLVLLSGRGEEGALVSEQALRNSGADWTILRASWFNQNFSESFLLDSVLGGTIALPVEDAREPFIDADDIADVAVAALTENGHIGQLYELTGPRALTFAEATEEIAQASGREIHYVPISVEQFRSGLEQENLSAEFTNLLLELFTKVLDGRNSHLNDGVKRALGREPRDFRDFARDTAATGIWDRGEPNG
- a CDS encoding anthrone oxygenase family protein; this translates as MDEIVYYFIIIAAIGSGMVAGVLFAFSAFVMKALNRLSAEQSIAAMQSINITVLNPLCSVLFFGTGLITLFILITSFNRWNDPDAIYLLAGSASYLIALFITGAFNVPLNNKLAVVNPAANDGAQKWGSFVAKWMIWNHIRTLACVASSAFLLIAFHMQ
- a CDS encoding MarR family winged helix-turn-helix transcriptional regulator, with translation MLDTYLKECLYFTATRLSRVVTKIVEDEFFKCGLSPTGAFLMLAVIEEEGISQKKLGEVLHHQPSTVTRLIEKLTAKGLIYNRVEGRMSLIYATDKGKALEAIIHECWDNLRIRINEILGEKESDELTLHLYKVSDQIENSN